In a genomic window of Agarivorans albus:
- a CDS encoding metallophosphoesterase → MNIPQQQIAKTWRLAFGLATLLSISAASAHTWQFRGTPNNWQNTALTQITSQQYQTCQTFSTTNPRFKIDRYGDWSESYPAQDYLISQTGSYQISFNSQSHAISLQAVSHCDHSETTSNSEFRLYFDAQDFSNPPSIWAWISNGSAISELQGHTWNNQPNLAIDPNSGYYYWDLPSQYQSELASGLKLNFILNKNDEFSRNEPGCYSGHQWYPNLEDCINKPFKPYIGPYLSLLTPSKSGDYNTATVLDPATNMVVNYELAQANSNFTAVVYYRSAGTNQWLEQTEDQVAPLADDLGKVHHITLTQLTPNTEYQYKVLGPNAQLSQQYSFTTAKTTMNYSRFLVIGDMQDEQGEQRWHDIAQAIAADHMDDFDFIITVGDMVKDDVSHSDERFYWWKVFFDKGQQLFSSKPILPAMGNHDTPGNHNVSDSEQYWSNPEDTRSFRKYFYLSPDMSDPDYYSFQYGSACFISVNSEIPVFYGRHPERDNANNAATQASWLEQEVNKAQACPWSFAYWHVPAINPAGGKSEVEFVRPYTDYFNQKLDWSITGHVHEYQRLKPVYATQQSLDFNKTGYGRAANQGVGYMIAAPAGQWPRNTTSNNMNQLAFYPHNSNGTAYEIGFTIINVSANNFELKTYGMGSVGNKVQPAGYRPGDDRSKQLLDAHSYSKPALTADAGADIQLKLGDSVTFNASGSQAFAGEIVSYQWSNGLSGQSATTMYTEPGSFAITLTITDSLGNQANDTLIVTVHDPQTSFGKDFNGVDFRGTANGWGNSAMSLIADNTWQILVNIEDTNNNPRFKFYANDKWYGDSNNDGETHSNESSSIKLTQGAGLYQITLTDNTRKYQINKL, encoded by the coding sequence ATGAATATACCACAACAGCAAATTGCTAAAACTTGGCGCTTAGCGTTTGGATTAGCAACGTTATTAAGCATCTCAGCAGCCAGCGCCCATACTTGGCAATTTAGAGGTACACCAAACAATTGGCAAAACACTGCGCTTACTCAAATAACCAGTCAGCAATACCAAACTTGCCAGACTTTTTCGACAACCAATCCGCGGTTCAAAATAGATCGCTACGGCGATTGGAGTGAAAGCTATCCAGCGCAAGACTATCTAATTTCGCAAACAGGTAGTTACCAAATCAGCTTTAACAGCCAAAGCCATGCTATTTCGCTACAAGCTGTTAGCCATTGTGACCACTCAGAAACCACCTCAAACAGTGAATTTCGGCTCTACTTTGATGCCCAAGACTTCAGTAATCCACCTAGTATTTGGGCATGGATTTCCAACGGTAGTGCTATCTCAGAACTGCAAGGACACACTTGGAATAACCAACCCAACCTAGCCATTGATCCCAACAGTGGTTACTACTACTGGGATCTACCTAGCCAATATCAAAGTGAACTAGCTAGCGGCTTAAAACTGAATTTCATCCTCAATAAAAATGATGAATTTAGTCGCAATGAACCTGGTTGTTATAGCGGTCATCAGTGGTACCCAAATCTCGAAGACTGTATAAATAAACCATTTAAGCCCTATATTGGGCCTTACCTTAGTTTACTCACACCAAGTAAGAGCGGTGATTACAATACCGCTACTGTGCTAGACCCAGCCACTAATATGGTGGTCAATTACGAGCTAGCCCAAGCTAACAGCAACTTCACCGCCGTGGTGTACTATCGATCGGCGGGCACTAACCAATGGCTTGAACAAACAGAAGACCAAGTAGCGCCTCTAGCTGATGACCTGGGAAAAGTTCACCATATTACCCTTACTCAACTCACTCCCAATACCGAGTATCAGTACAAGGTGCTAGGGCCAAATGCACAATTATCACAGCAGTACAGTTTTACAACGGCTAAAACAACGATGAATTACAGTCGTTTTTTGGTAATTGGAGATATGCAAGATGAGCAAGGAGAACAGCGTTGGCACGACATTGCACAAGCTATTGCCGCCGATCACATGGATGACTTCGACTTTATTATTACTGTAGGCGACATGGTAAAAGACGATGTTAGCCATAGTGATGAGCGCTTTTATTGGTGGAAGGTATTTTTTGATAAAGGCCAACAATTATTTTCCTCTAAACCGATACTACCAGCCATGGGGAATCACGATACGCCAGGTAACCACAATGTGAGTGATTCAGAACAGTATTGGAGCAACCCAGAAGATACTCGTTCGTTTAGAAAATACTTCTACTTATCACCAGATATGAGTGACCCTGACTATTACAGCTTCCAATATGGTAGCGCCTGTTTCATTAGTGTTAACTCAGAGATCCCAGTGTTTTATGGGCGCCATCCCGAGCGCGACAACGCCAACAACGCTGCTACTCAAGCTAGTTGGTTGGAGCAAGAAGTAAATAAAGCACAAGCCTGTCCGTGGAGTTTCGCATATTGGCATGTTCCTGCTATCAACCCTGCTGGAGGAAAAAGCGAAGTTGAATTTGTGCGCCCCTATACCGATTACTTTAACCAAAAATTGGACTGGTCAATTACTGGGCACGTACATGAATACCAGCGCTTAAAGCCTGTTTACGCCACTCAGCAAAGCCTAGACTTTAACAAAACTGGGTACGGCCGGGCAGCCAACCAAGGTGTAGGTTATATGATTGCGGCACCAGCTGGACAATGGCCACGTAATACTACTAGCAACAATATGAACCAATTGGCTTTTTACCCTCACAATAGTAACGGAACAGCCTACGAAATAGGTTTTACCATCATAAATGTTTCAGCCAACAACTTTGAGCTAAAAACTTACGGCATGGGCAGTGTGGGTAATAAAGTTCAACCCGCTGGTTACCGCCCTGGAGATGACCGCAGCAAACAATTACTCGACGCGCATAGCTATAGCAAACCGGCCTTAACTGCCGATGCTGGCGCTGACATTCAGCTTAAACTAGGTGACAGTGTTACTTTTAACGCAAGTGGCTCTCAAGCTTTTGCCGGTGAAATAGTTAGTTATCAGTGGTCGAATGGTTTATCGGGTCAATCGGCCACCACAATGTATACCGAGCCAGGTAGCTTTGCCATTACCTTAACTATTACCGATTCTTTAGGTAATCAAGCCAACGATACACTAATTGTAACGGTGCATGATCCGCAAACCAGCTTTGGTAAAGACTTCAATGGGGTAGATTTTCGCGGCACAGCAAATGGCTGGGGAAATAGTGCCATGAGCTTAATTGCCGACAACACTTGGCAGATTTTGGTAAATATTGAAGACACAAACAATAATCCGCGTTTCAAGTTCTACGCAAACGACAAGTGGTATGGCGACAGCAATAATGACGGTGAAACCCACAGCAACGAGAGTAGCAGTATCAAGCTCACTCAAGGTGCTGGGCTTTACCAAATCACGCTAACTGACAATACCCGCAAATATCAAATCAACAAGCTATAA
- a CDS encoding MerR family transcriptional regulator, whose translation MLNISALAKKYGLSRTTLLYYERQQLLNPAYRSSNGYRWYGQPEQARLEKIIALRAFGMPIKQIAQQLDNEESLVEHQILNGLLGEHFQQLELQVQKLRVQQKAVLLLLDKAKRLKQNEVSKDDWVAVMQAAGLSEQDMTDWHTQFERLRPEQHQQFLELLGLTRQEINNIRRTE comes from the coding sequence ATGCTAAACATTAGTGCGCTAGCCAAAAAGTACGGCTTATCAAGAACTACCCTTCTTTATTACGAGCGGCAGCAGCTGCTAAACCCCGCTTACCGTTCCAGCAATGGCTATCGTTGGTATGGTCAACCAGAGCAAGCTCGGCTGGAAAAAATTATCGCACTACGAGCCTTTGGCATGCCGATAAAACAAATAGCTCAGCAGTTAGATAACGAAGAGAGTCTCGTTGAACATCAAATTCTAAATGGCTTATTAGGTGAGCACTTCCAACAATTAGAATTGCAGGTTCAAAAGTTACGCGTACAACAAAAAGCAGTTCTGTTGCTATTGGATAAAGCCAAGCGTTTAAAGCAGAATGAGGTGAGTAAAGATGATTGGGTGGCAGTGATGCAAGCCGCCGGCTTAAGTGAACAAGATATGACCGATTGGCATACTCAGTTTGAACGCCTGCGGCCCGAACAACACCAACAATTTTTAGAGCTACTGGGGTTAACTCGACAAGAGATCAACAACATTCGTAGAACAGAATAA
- a CDS encoding DMT family transporter → MLENILFGQGFHIPSNKHKGIALALVSTALFVVVGALVRVLSERIHVFEILLFRQLVFLVILSPAIFTHWQSLIRPQYLAWHSARIVGAFVALSLSFLVVANIPLADATALGFTQVIFVALISRLLLGEQVNWQRVVVIAVGFVGVLLVIQPSFASSSLNYIVLGLLSALGAAIAVICVKKLTGKDSTTNILAYQAVFVGVLAAIGAWFNWLTPSLYELMLLLAVGILSSIAQWFGVTAYKYGEANVVSNIEYVKMIYAICLGYFCFGEVPNQLAVLGAGILMLSPLLPRQLSRFIRKPS, encoded by the coding sequence ATGTTAGAAAATATTCTGTTTGGTCAAGGCTTTCACATTCCAAGTAACAAGCATAAAGGCATTGCTTTAGCGCTAGTTTCTACGGCGCTATTTGTTGTAGTGGGCGCGTTAGTGCGGGTATTGAGTGAACGTATTCATGTGTTCGAAATTTTGTTGTTTAGACAGCTAGTATTTCTGGTGATACTTAGTCCAGCCATTTTTACTCACTGGCAAAGCCTTATTAGGCCGCAATACTTAGCGTGGCATTCGGCCCGAATTGTCGGGGCATTTGTTGCTTTAAGTTTGAGCTTTCTGGTGGTGGCTAATATCCCCTTAGCCGACGCCACTGCCTTGGGTTTTACACAGGTAATATTTGTGGCGCTAATTTCTAGATTGCTGCTGGGCGAGCAGGTTAACTGGCAGCGGGTTGTGGTTATCGCCGTGGGCTTTGTAGGCGTACTGCTGGTTATTCAACCTAGCTTTGCAAGCAGCTCTTTAAACTACATTGTGCTTGGTTTGCTCTCAGCATTGGGAGCTGCTATCGCAGTAATTTGTGTTAAGAAGTTAACGGGGAAAGATTCCACCACTAATATATTGGCCTATCAAGCGGTATTTGTTGGCGTATTGGCTGCCATTGGTGCTTGGTTTAATTGGCTTACTCCTTCTTTGTACGAGTTAATGCTGTTATTGGCGGTAGGTATTTTGTCATCAATTGCACAGTGGTTTGGCGTAACCGCATATAAGTATGGAGAAGCCAATGTGGTATCCAATATCGAGTATGTAAAAATGATTTATGCTATTTGCCTAGGATATTTTTGTTTTGGCGAAGTTCCTAATCAATTGGCTGTGCTTGGAGCTGGGATATTGATGTTAAGTCCGCTGTTGCCGAGACAATTAAGCAGGTTCATTCGAAAGCCTAGTTAA
- a CDS encoding haloacid dehalogenase type II, which yields MATTLAFDVYGTLIDTQGVLNKLREYMGEQAAPFSQAWRDKQLEYSFRRGLMQNYQNFALCTAQALDYCCQVFRVPLTEQQKQSLLAIYKVLPAHPEAKQALAGLQQAGFRLYAFSNGEQAAVELLLETAEIRPFFSAVVSVDEVKSFKPDPAVYQHFLNKTQSQAKDTWLVSSNPFDVTGAVSAGWQAAWVQRSPTALFDPWELAPTVTITSLLDLAEVLPG from the coding sequence ATGGCAACAACACTGGCTTTTGATGTTTATGGCACCCTTATCGACACCCAAGGTGTTCTAAATAAACTGCGCGAATATATGGGCGAGCAGGCCGCGCCTTTTTCACAAGCTTGGCGAGATAAGCAATTAGAATATTCGTTTCGCCGAGGCTTAATGCAAAACTACCAAAACTTCGCCTTGTGTACCGCGCAAGCTTTGGACTATTGCTGCCAAGTGTTTCGGGTGCCACTCACTGAGCAACAAAAGCAGAGCTTGTTGGCTATTTACAAAGTATTGCCCGCTCATCCTGAAGCAAAACAAGCTTTAGCAGGCTTACAACAAGCGGGCTTTAGGCTTTATGCTTTTTCTAACGGTGAGCAAGCTGCAGTTGAACTGTTATTAGAAACTGCTGAGATCCGGCCATTTTTTAGTGCAGTGGTTAGTGTTGATGAGGTAAAAAGTTTCAAACCTGATCCAGCGGTTTACCAGCATTTTCTTAATAAAACTCAAAGCCAAGCCAAGGATACTTGGTTGGTTTCTTCTAATCCCTTTGATGTTACTGGTGCGGTATCTGCAGGTTGGCAGGCTGCATGGGTACAACGGTCGCCAACTGCGTTGTTTGACCCCTGGGAGCTAGCACCCACCGTTACTATCACCTCCTTATTAGACTTAGCGGAGGTCTTGCCGGGTTAA
- a CDS encoding sugar O-acetyltransferase, with translation MAQVDKKHSQQIYYFDDATFAEQTQCQEVIYDYNHSRPSEIERRAKLLKQIFAEVGEDCMIEPPLKANWGKHTHLGNKVYANFNLTLVDDTHIYIGDCTMIGPNVTLATAGHPINPKPRQQAAQFNVPITIGCNVWIGANSVVLPGISIGENSVIGAGSVVTKDIPANVVAVGNPCKVLREISERDKQFYYKNLAFEGE, from the coding sequence ATGGCGCAAGTAGATAAAAAACATTCGCAACAAATTTACTATTTCGATGACGCTACTTTTGCAGAGCAAACCCAATGCCAAGAAGTGATTTACGATTACAACCATAGTCGGCCTTCCGAAATAGAACGACGTGCTAAGTTGCTTAAACAGATTTTTGCTGAAGTGGGCGAAGATTGCATGATAGAGCCGCCATTAAAGGCCAACTGGGGAAAGCATACTCACTTAGGTAATAAGGTTTATGCTAACTTTAATCTCACCCTCGTGGACGATACCCACATCTACATTGGTGACTGCACCATGATTGGCCCGAATGTCACCTTGGCAACAGCCGGTCACCCAATAAACCCTAAACCTCGCCAGCAAGCGGCTCAGTTTAATGTGCCTATTACTATTGGGTGTAATGTATGGATTGGTGCTAATTCGGTGGTATTGCCGGGGATTTCGATTGGAGAAAATAGCGTTATAGGGGCGGGCAGTGTGGTGACCAAAGACATTCCCGCTAACGTGGTGGCAGTGGGTAACCCTTGTAAAGTATTACGTGAAATTAGTGAGCGCGATAAGCAGTTTTATTACAAAAACTTAGCTTTTGAAGGTGAATAA
- a CDS encoding lytic polysaccharide monooxygenase: MTNKLIFSLCLLGTSQAFAHGLIVDPPSRNALCGLTEKPDQASSAHCIDAFENDPQGGYKFMSVLTHTEGRAVVSPLPNNVCGFDSETWQGGATPWDVATSWPGQAAQAGPLDITWNIQWGNHFSDTREFHYWITKPGFVFDPSKALTWDDFEAEPFCVLPYDDSQPNANPAVVANKEAVTFTTTCTLPERSGHQVIYGEWGRNSWTYERFHGCIDLAYSEDTLGTPIATPQQISTPQDTPVSITLSGSDTGGEITSYQILSQPINGTLSGTPPVLSYTPTADFVGTDNFSFSVTDNEALESAPALVSIDVKSTANTAPIASFDASSQGLTASFDASSSSDAENDTLSYQWDFGDGYTATGVTANHDYEAAGSYAVVLTVSDGLLETSSNQELVITALPPSQAGCEYVIVDQWGSGFNAEVRIINTGEQAINGWQVTWAYSDGSSITQLWNGVLSGDGPYTVSNAAWNAKVEPGQTVSFGFQGSSNGSSEVPVLTGDICQ, from the coding sequence ATGACTAACAAGCTAATATTTTCATTATGTCTACTAGGAACCAGCCAAGCATTTGCGCATGGTTTAATCGTAGATCCACCATCACGAAATGCGCTGTGTGGCTTAACAGAAAAACCTGATCAAGCTAGCAGTGCGCATTGTATTGACGCTTTTGAAAATGACCCACAAGGTGGCTACAAGTTTATGAGTGTGCTCACTCATACCGAAGGCCGCGCAGTGGTTTCACCACTGCCCAACAATGTATGTGGTTTCGACAGCGAAACATGGCAGGGTGGAGCAACACCATGGGATGTAGCCACAAGCTGGCCAGGGCAAGCTGCTCAAGCAGGTCCTTTAGACATAACGTGGAACATTCAATGGGGAAACCACTTCTCTGATACCCGTGAATTTCATTACTGGATAACTAAACCAGGCTTTGTATTTGACCCAAGCAAAGCTTTAACATGGGATGATTTTGAGGCAGAGCCCTTCTGTGTTTTGCCCTACGATGATAGCCAACCTAATGCTAATCCTGCGGTAGTGGCGAATAAAGAGGCGGTGACCTTTACCACCACCTGTACCCTGCCTGAACGCAGTGGTCACCAAGTGATCTATGGCGAATGGGGCCGCAACTCTTGGACCTATGAGCGCTTCCATGGCTGTATTGATTTAGCTTACTCCGAAGATACGTTGGGTACGCCAATAGCCACTCCGCAACAAATTTCCACTCCCCAGGATACGCCCGTTAGCATAACCTTAAGTGGCAGCGATACCGGTGGAGAAATTACTAGCTATCAAATACTTAGTCAGCCAATCAATGGTACTTTAAGCGGTACGCCCCCCGTTTTAAGCTACACCCCAACAGCGGATTTTGTTGGCACCGACAACTTTAGCTTTAGCGTAACCGACAACGAAGCACTAGAATCCGCCCCAGCGCTAGTGAGTATTGACGTTAAGTCCACCGCCAACACCGCGCCTATAGCCAGCTTTGATGCAAGCAGCCAAGGTTTAACCGCCAGCTTCGACGCTAGCAGCTCTAGCGATGCAGAAAACGATACTCTTAGTTATCAATGGGACTTTGGTGATGGTTATACAGCCACTGGCGTTACTGCTAATCACGACTATGAAGCGGCCGGTAGCTACGCGGTTGTGCTCACTGTGTCTGATGGCTTGTTAGAAACCAGCAGTAACCAAGAACTGGTAATTACTGCACTACCGCCAAGCCAAGCAGGTTGTGAGTACGTAATTGTTGACCAATGGGGATCGGGCTTTAACGCCGAAGTTCGCATCATCAACACTGGTGAGCAAGCGATTAACGGTTGGCAAGTAACTTGGGCCTATAGCGATGGCAGTAGCATTACCCAACTATGGAATGGAGTGCTTTCTGGCGACGGCCCTTACACAGTAAGCAATGCAGCTTGGAATGCCAAAGTAGAACCTGGCCAGACAGTGAGCTTTGGTTTCCAAGGCAGTAGCAATGGAAGCTCAGAGGTACCTGTATTAACAGGAGATATCTGCCAATAA
- a CDS encoding transporter substrate-binding domain-containing protein, with protein sequence MPFKHSVHSKLKPLVFALIVVHFTLSQAVASSSPIKFITVNEPPASYLDEDGQIQGYVVDIVYSLAKRLNINAKLEIVPEARALKTAYHNHNTMVFSFSRNAERDQKLNWIGPVLIKTWGLYGLKSNPNTYEKLADYPTIGVANGDIRHEWLAQQGLNNLSVNSSHKLNIQLLARKRIKTIAYESAGLQIVASELGIDPSSFILLRELKQQAVYIAMSNQFNDTEQWQQAFKDMQAEGELQQIATKWRQKIKQEHNINAQLNNGILMLK encoded by the coding sequence ATTCCATTCAAGCACTCTGTTCACTCTAAGTTAAAACCGCTGGTATTTGCGCTAATTGTTGTTCACTTTACCCTTAGTCAGGCGGTAGCTTCGAGCTCGCCGATTAAGTTTATTACCGTAAATGAACCACCTGCCAGCTACTTAGATGAAGATGGCCAGATTCAAGGCTATGTGGTTGATATTGTTTATTCTCTAGCGAAACGTTTAAACATTAACGCCAAGCTAGAAATCGTACCTGAAGCACGAGCATTAAAAACCGCTTACCATAACCACAACACCATGGTGTTTTCCTTTAGCCGTAACGCTGAGCGCGATCAAAAGCTCAATTGGATTGGACCGGTTCTAATTAAAACATGGGGCTTGTATGGCTTAAAAAGCAACCCAAACACCTATGAAAAGCTAGCCGATTACCCAACTATTGGCGTGGCTAACGGTGATATTCGCCACGAATGGCTTGCCCAGCAAGGCTTAAACAACTTATCGGTAAACAGTAGCCATAAGCTCAACATCCAATTGTTAGCGAGAAAACGAATTAAAACTATTGCTTATGAGAGTGCCGGTTTACAGATTGTTGCCAGTGAACTTGGCATAGACCCCAGTAGCTTTATTTTACTTAGAGAGCTCAAACAGCAAGCAGTGTATATTGCGATGTCTAATCAGTTTAACGACACAGAGCAATGGCAACAGGCATTTAAGGACATGCAAGCGGAAGGAGAACTGCAGCAAATAGCCACAAAGTGGCGCCAAAAAATCAAACAAGAACACAATATAAATGCCCAACTCAACAACGGTATTCTAATGCTTAAATAA
- a CDS encoding ArsR/SmtB family transcription factor codes for MNTESIAKALKELGHPTRLSIYRSVVRAGYSGIAVGGLQEKLAIPGSTLSHHISSLVSAGLLSQRREGRTLYCVAEFECLQTVISFLQDECCADEQTANN; via the coding sequence ATGAATACTGAAAGCATCGCTAAAGCCCTAAAAGAACTGGGCCACCCTACTCGCCTAAGCATTTACCGTAGTGTTGTAAGGGCGGGCTACAGCGGTATCGCAGTAGGCGGATTACAAGAAAAGTTGGCCATTCCTGGCTCAACCTTGTCGCATCACATATCCAGCTTGGTATCTGCAGGCTTGCTTAGCCAGCGCAGGGAAGGACGAACACTTTATTGCGTGGCAGAGTTTGAATGCCTGCAAACGGTAATTAGTTTTTTACAAGACGAATGTTGTGCCGACGAACAAACTGCCAATAACTGA
- a CDS encoding permease, which translates to MFNINNEMAWQALNMFGFLAVELTLLFLVISYLVGVLQLYIPPQKIQRILSAKNGSGYIVAGFLGAITPFCSCSTIPFLKGLLRARAGFGTMMVFLFASPLLNPIIIGLFAVTFGWKVSVFYFAIAMGVSVVAGYLLEKLGFEKYVKAESYLEPEAKKCGSSCSGKPAVERSKWLKIWDSTWLDFKKVLPYLIGGIAVGSLIYGFMPSELIAQFASKDNPLAVPVAAVIGIPLYIRAEAVIPLSAALAAKGMSLGAVMALIIGSAGASLTEVILLKSIFKNQMIAAFLLVIIGMAIGAGYLYSFWF; encoded by the coding sequence ATGTTTAACATAAATAATGAAATGGCCTGGCAGGCCTTAAATATGTTTGGCTTTCTAGCGGTAGAGTTAACCTTGTTGTTTTTAGTTATAAGCTACTTGGTTGGGGTATTGCAGCTGTATATACCGCCACAAAAAATCCAACGTATCTTGAGTGCTAAAAATGGTTCGGGTTATATCGTGGCGGGCTTTTTGGGGGCAATAACACCATTTTGCTCTTGTTCAACCATTCCTTTTTTAAAGGGCTTATTACGCGCTAGAGCGGGATTTGGCACCATGATGGTATTCCTGTTTGCCAGCCCATTGCTTAACCCGATAATTATTGGTTTGTTTGCGGTAACTTTTGGCTGGAAAGTGAGTGTGTTTTACTTTGCTATTGCCATGGGTGTATCGGTAGTCGCTGGATATTTGTTAGAGAAATTAGGGTTTGAAAAGTACGTAAAAGCAGAATCTTATCTTGAGCCAGAAGCCAAAAAATGTGGTTCTTCTTGTTCAGGCAAGCCCGCAGTAGAGCGCAGCAAGTGGTTGAAAATTTGGGACAGTACTTGGCTGGATTTTAAAAAGGTATTGCCTTACTTAATTGGCGGTATTGCAGTTGGCTCGTTGATTTACGGCTTTATGCCAAGTGAGTTGATTGCCCAATTTGCGAGCAAAGATAACCCATTAGCGGTGCCTGTAGCGGCTGTTATTGGTATTCCTTTGTACATTCGTGCTGAAGCGGTAATTCCTTTAAGTGCCGCTTTGGCGGCAAAAGGTATGAGTTTAGGGGCGGTAATGGCACTGATTATAGGCAGCGCTGGGGCAAGTTTGACCGAAGTGATATTGCTTAAATCCATCTTTAAAAATCAGATGATTGCAGCGTTTTTACTGGTAATTATTGGGATGGCCATTGGCGCAGGTTATTTATACAGCTTTTGGTTTTAA
- a CDS encoding ferredoxin reductase family protein: protein MRKTTATIMLLLAAITGLWLQAEPNLFSSDNFFQWRSALIQYSGMLAVGLMSIAMLLALRLPFIEWLTKGLDKSYRLHKHLGIASVLVAAVHWLLAIIPKQLVRAGILDKPVRGTGPNNSDSLYALVRPLRGLAEQVGEVAFYSFVVLAIVALVGVIRYKGFRYSHKLMSLAFLAIAFHSVILIKHSYWPYPITYACLALIWVGSVAAVYSLFGRIGKTKQHTATVANFRFLPQDKVVDLRLSVPNWHGHNSGQFAFIGFPGEEPHPFTIASTNTGTGHVRFLIKELGDFTANLKSRLNIGQELKVEGPYGNFDFNDSAPQLWIAGGIGIAAFTAILQQRQTMNNPPKATLYYCSETLEPKLIEELQQLSSSSQVELRIIDNSRQALLSAEQLVNEVEDLMQRKIWFCGPVAFSSNLQQQLAHFGYPLKHFHSELFELR, encoded by the coding sequence ATGCGTAAAACAACTGCAACTATAATGCTGCTCTTAGCCGCCATTACTGGATTATGGCTACAAGCAGAACCCAACCTGTTTTCTTCAGATAACTTTTTTCAATGGCGTTCGGCGCTAATTCAGTACAGCGGCATGTTAGCCGTGGGCTTAATGAGTATTGCTATGCTTTTGGCCTTACGCTTACCCTTTATCGAATGGCTGACCAAGGGCTTAGACAAATCCTATCGTTTGCACAAACACCTCGGCATCGCCTCGGTATTAGTAGCAGCGGTGCATTGGCTACTGGCGATTATTCCTAAGCAACTAGTAAGAGCGGGGATACTAGACAAACCGGTTAGAGGCACTGGTCCCAATAATTCCGATTCGCTATATGCGCTGGTGCGTCCTTTACGCGGACTGGCTGAACAAGTAGGCGAAGTAGCCTTTTACAGCTTTGTAGTGCTAGCAATTGTCGCCTTAGTGGGGGTGATTAGGTACAAAGGGTTTCGTTACTCGCACAAACTCATGTCGCTAGCATTTTTAGCCATTGCCTTTCACTCAGTGATTTTAATTAAACATAGCTATTGGCCTTACCCCATAACATATGCCTGTTTAGCGTTAATTTGGGTGGGCAGTGTTGCTGCGGTATATAGTTTGTTTGGCCGTATTGGTAAAACTAAGCAGCACACCGCCACAGTGGCTAACTTTAGATTTCTACCCCAAGATAAAGTCGTTGATTTACGCCTAAGCGTGCCCAACTGGCATGGTCACAATAGTGGGCAATTTGCGTTTATTGGTTTTCCGGGTGAAGAACCACACCCCTTTACCATTGCATCAACTAATACCGGCACTGGTCACGTGCGCTTCCTGATAAAAGAGCTAGGTGATTTTACCGCCAACCTAAAAAGCCGCCTTAACATCGGCCAAGAGCTAAAAGTAGAAGGCCCCTACGGTAACTTTGATTTTAATGATTCGGCACCGCAATTATGGATTGCCGGAGGCATCGGTATAGCGGCTTTCACGGCCATTTTACAACAACGTCAAACCATGAATAATCCACCTAAGGCGACCCTGTATTACTGCAGTGAAACCTTAGAACCCAAGTTAATTGAAGAGCTACAGCAGCTCTCTTCGAGCAGTCAGGTGGAGTTAAGAATTATCGACAACAGCCGCCAAGCTTTATTAAGCGCTGAGCAATTGGTAAACGAAGTTGAAGATTTAATGCAACGTAAGATTTGGTTTTGTGGACCCGTTGCATTCTCTAGTAACTTACAACAACAACTGGCTCACTTCGGCTACCCACTTAAGCATTTTCACAGCGAACTGTTTGAACTACGCTAA
- a CDS encoding PEP-CTERM sorting domain-containing protein has translation MNLMNAASVVLIIFFSGFANAGLITFEDNERFSDFGFSTINVIDLFANPYPTSNAGYNTVLQSGDYVAFGQANTATDIWMTDNSLWSFDSAFFAAAWESAKTVTMQGLDVSGNVIQSEVYSVSQSTASFLTPNFMNIHKLRFIHTDHQLTWDNFQFSQAKHEVPEPSTLVIFVLSMIVLLLRRFKRQQV, from the coding sequence ATGAATTTAATGAATGCTGCTTCAGTTGTTTTAATCATATTTTTTAGCGGTTTTGCTAATGCTGGGTTGATAACGTTTGAAGATAATGAGAGGTTTTCTGATTTTGGATTTAGCACTATCAATGTAATTGACTTATTTGCTAACCCATATCCTACGTCCAATGCGGGATATAACACAGTTCTCCAATCGGGTGATTATGTAGCATTTGGGCAAGCGAATACCGCCACTGATATATGGATGACAGATAACAGTCTTTGGAGTTTTGATAGTGCATTTTTTGCCGCTGCTTGGGAGAGTGCCAAAACCGTTACTATGCAAGGTTTAGATGTGAGCGGAAATGTTATTCAATCGGAGGTATACAGCGTTAGTCAAAGCACGGCCTCTTTTCTTACGCCTAATTTTATGAACATACACAAACTACGATTTATCCATACTGACCACCAATTAACATGGGATAACTTTCAATTCAGCCAAGCCAAGCATGAAGTTCCAGAGCCTTCTACGCTTGTGATTTTTGTGTTAAGTATGATTGTTTTGTTATTACGTCGATTCAAGAGACAACAAGTTTAA